Proteins encoded together in one Triticum dicoccoides isolate Atlit2015 ecotype Zavitan chromosome 7B, WEW_v2.0, whole genome shotgun sequence window:
- the LOC119338923 gene encoding formamidopyrimidine-DNA glycosylase-like isoform X2 — protein MPELPEVEAARRALEAHCVGRRITRCAVADDSKVVVVAAGRVAFERAMVGRTIVAARRRGKNLWLRLDAPPFPSFQFGMAGAIYIKGVAVTKYKRSAVNSEDEWPSKYSKFFIELDDGLEFSFTDKRRFARVRLFDDPETVPPISELGPDALFEPMSVDNFVDSLSRKKIGIKALLLDQSFISGIGNWIADEVLYQSKIHPLQIASSLIRESCEALHQSIQEVVKYAVDVDADCDRFPVEWLFHHRWGKKPGKVGVSGYCRKEN, from the exons GGCGCACTGCGTGGGTCGCCGCATCACGCGCTGCGCCGTCGCGGACGACTCCAAGgtcgtcgtcgtcgctgccggGCGCGTGGCCTTCGagcgcgccatggtgggcaggaccaTCGTGGCCGCGCGCCGGAGGGGCAAGAACCtctggctccgcctcgacgccccgcCCTTCCCCTCCTTCCAGTTCG GAATGGCAGGTGCGATCTACATAAAGGGCGTTGCCGTCACAAAGTACAAGAG ATCGGCTGTCAACTCCGAGGACGAGTGGCCCTCCAAGTACTCCAAATTCTTCATCGAG CTTGATGATGGCTTGGAGTTTTCCTTCACTGATAAGAGGCGCTTTGCAAGAGTTCGGTTATTTGATGAT CCTGAAACTGTACCTCCAATTTCTGAGTTAGGTCCAGATGCGCTCTTTGAGCCGATGTCTGTCGATAATTTTGTGGACTCACTGAGCAGGAAGAAGATTGGAATAAAAGCTCTTTTACTTGATCAG AGTTTCATATCAGGCATTGGTAATTGGATTGCAGATGAGGTGCTTTACCAG TCGAAAATCCATCCATTGCAGATTGCTTCTAGCCTAATAAGGGAGAGTTGTGAAGCGCTACACCAAAGCATCCAAGAG GTTGTGAAATATGCTGTCGATGTCGATGCTGATTGTGATCGCTTTCCTGTGGAATGGTTGTTTCATCACCGCTGGGGCAAGAAGCCTGGTAAAGTCGGAG TTTCTGGTTATTGCAGGAAAGAAAATTGA
- the LOC119338923 gene encoding formamidopyrimidine-DNA glycosylase-like isoform X1, with translation MPELPEVEAARRALEAHCVGRRITRCAVADDSKVVVVAAGRVAFERAMVGRTIVAARRRGKNLWLRLDAPPFPSFQFGMAGAIYIKGVAVTKYKRSAVNSEDEWPSKYSKFFIELDDGLEFSFTDKRRFARVRLFDDPETVPPISELGPDALFEPMSVDNFVDSLSRKKIGIKALLLDQSFISGIGNWIADEVLYQSKIHPLQIASSLIRESCEALHQSIQEVVKYAVDVDADCDRFPVEWLFHHRWGKKPGKVGGKKIEFITAGGRTTAYVPQLQKLTGTQSNKKVVASPGQVSEDGDAKEAGAEVEVEADDDLKPRKRVATFKAAKGQQNKDVISAPSKITRKIAGGKKKPSIKHGSKDDIKTAGPNKAGAGSNNEHGLDEPTAKMRKVSGRGTRNSSKNKPKTTK, from the exons GGCGCACTGCGTGGGTCGCCGCATCACGCGCTGCGCCGTCGCGGACGACTCCAAGgtcgtcgtcgtcgctgccggGCGCGTGGCCTTCGagcgcgccatggtgggcaggaccaTCGTGGCCGCGCGCCGGAGGGGCAAGAACCtctggctccgcctcgacgccccgcCCTTCCCCTCCTTCCAGTTCG GAATGGCAGGTGCGATCTACATAAAGGGCGTTGCCGTCACAAAGTACAAGAG ATCGGCTGTCAACTCCGAGGACGAGTGGCCCTCCAAGTACTCCAAATTCTTCATCGAG CTTGATGATGGCTTGGAGTTTTCCTTCACTGATAAGAGGCGCTTTGCAAGAGTTCGGTTATTTGATGAT CCTGAAACTGTACCTCCAATTTCTGAGTTAGGTCCAGATGCGCTCTTTGAGCCGATGTCTGTCGATAATTTTGTGGACTCACTGAGCAGGAAGAAGATTGGAATAAAAGCTCTTTTACTTGATCAG AGTTTCATATCAGGCATTGGTAATTGGATTGCAGATGAGGTGCTTTACCAG TCGAAAATCCATCCATTGCAGATTGCTTCTAGCCTAATAAGGGAGAGTTGTGAAGCGCTACACCAAAGCATCCAAGAG GTTGTGAAATATGCTGTCGATGTCGATGCTGATTGTGATCGCTTTCCTGTGGAATGGTTGTTTCATCACCGCTGGGGCAAGAAGCCTGGTAAAGTCGGAG GAAAGAAAATTGAATTCATAACAGCTGGTGGCAGG ACTACAGCCTATGTGCCACAACTGCAGAAGCTGACTGGGACCCAATCTAACAAAAAAGTAGTGGCTAGCCcagggcaagtgagcgaggatggtGATGCCAAGGAAGCAGGGGCAGAAgtagaagtggaagctgatgatgatTTGAAGCCAAGAAAGAGAGTGGCAACATTCAAGGCTGCTAAGGGACAGCAAAACAAGGATGTCATAAGTGCTCCCTCCAAAATAACAAGGAAAATTGCTGGTGGCAAGAAGAAACCAAGCATTAAACATGGCAGCAAAGATGATATCAAGACTGCAGGACCAAACAAAGCTGGTGCTGGTAGCAACAATGAGCATGGTTTGGACGAACCTACTGCTAAGATGCGCAAGGTATCAGGGCGGGGTACAAGAAATTCTTCCAAGAATAAACCGAAGACTACCAAATGA
- the LOC119341231 gene encoding uncharacterized protein LOC119341231, with the protein MEASSGPRRSSSQEPDGPGDGPDRISALPDEMLLLVLARLPCAAAAARTEVLSRRWLGLWTGIREIVFRGVALRSLEAALGRVALPPPAVSLIKIRVPIKQQRPHQPVPKEKEHWRDSAGVPINSLLRAAARLQPEKLDFLLPSGIIERALAVDLPCLPRATSIALNFSSLFSLAAVPAGAEFPALETLSLAECITDLGALLSCCPRLRTLRLSRAVFPDCVIRVVNSPLLQELVVQCEARLTQLVVIVAPELKQLTISFTSVVAVNITVLAPVVEKISWQCCYLGPYIVFGLWSLSKLRLQSAERQGEPTTLHIYACVDPSPFRAKVDNFRREIQRHMVAAFSVFELHLTAKGHAFGAFVVHLLGMDRIRTATRRLKVVLHRSELKEVCPTHCPCESTNWRSQTISLDALEEVEFNGFDGADHEFDLLELILGCAPALKRMIVRLSEETSASNDGCGTIDNIFRACSSVECDVYHSSGTMYGSQNCALT; encoded by the exons ATGGAGGCGAGCTCGGGTCCTCGCCGGAGTTCCAGCCAGGAGCCAGATGGCCCTGGCGACGGACCGGACCGCATCAGCGCCCTCCCCGACGAGatgctcctcctcgtcctcgcccgcctcccctgcgccgccgccgccgcccgcaccgaAGTCCTCTCCCGCCGGTGGCTCGGCCTCTGGACCGGCATCCGCGAGATCGTCTTCCGCGGCGTGGCCCTCCGGTCGCTCGAGGCGGCGCTCGGCCGCGTCGCTCTTCCCCCGCCCGCGGTTTCCCTCATCAAAATCCGCGTCCCCATCAAGCAGCAGCGTCCCCATCAACCCGTCCCCAAGGAGAAGGAGCACTGGAGAGACAGCGCCGGCGTCCCCATCAACTCGCTGCTCCGCGCCGCCGCGCGGCTCCAGCCGGAGAAGCTAGACTTCCTCCTCCCCTCCGGCATAATCGAGCGTGCCCTCGCTGTCGACCTGCCTTGCCTGCCCCGCGCCACCTCCATCGCGCTCAACTTTTCCTCCCTCTTCtccctcgccgccgtgccggccggCGCCGAGTTCCCCGCACTCGAGACGCTGTCCCTGGCGGAATGCATTACCGACCTCGGCGccttgctctcctgctgcccgcgcTTGCGCACGCTCCGCCTCAGCAGGGCTGTGTTCCCTGACTGCGTCATTAGGGTCGTCAACTCGCCTCTGCTGCAGGAGCTGGTCGTGCAATGCGAGGCCAGATTGACACAGCTTGTCGTCATTGTTGCTCCCGAGCTTAAGCAATTGACCATCTCATTTACATCGGTGGTGGCGGTTAACATCACCGTCTTGGCGCCAGTGGTGGAGAAGATTTCATGGCAGTGCTGCTACTTGGGGCCGTATATTGTGTTTGGTCTTTGGAGCCTCAGCAAACTGCGGCTACAGTCGGCGGAGAGACAAGGAGAGCCAACGACGCTGCACATTTATGCCTGCGTC GACCCGTCTCCTTTTCGAGCTAAGGTGGACAACTTTAGGCGGGAGATACAGAGGCACATGGTTGCTGCCTTCTCCGTTTTCGAGCTACATCTCACAGCCAAGGGGCATGCTTTCGGAGCGTTTGTGGTTCATCTCCTTGGGATGGATCGAATTCGTACTGCTACTCGGAGGCTTAAGGTCGTCTTACATAGATCAGAG TTGAAAGAAGTATGCCCGACACACTGTCCTTGTGAGTCTACAAACTGGAGGTCCCAGACTATATCCTTGGATGCTCTCGAAGAAGTGGAGTTCAATGGATTCGACGGAGCGGATCATGAGTTTGATCTATTGGAATTGATACTTGGATGTGCGCCAGCGCTAAAAAGAATGATTGTCAGGCTGTCCGAGGAGACCTCGGCAAGTAATGATGGATGCGGAACGATAGACAATATCTTCAGGGCATGTTCTTCCGTGGAATGTGATGTTTATCACAGCTCTG GTACAATGTACGGCAGCCAAAATTGCGCGTTGACATGA